The Armatimonadota bacterium genomic interval GGCCGTCAGCTTGGCACCGGTGCAGCCGAGGGGGTGTCCCAGCGCGATGGCGCCACCGTTGGGGTTGGTCCTGTCGGGGTCGAGGTCGAGTTGCCGCATCACCGCGATCGTCTGGGACGCAAACGCCTCGTTGAGTTCGATCAGGTCCACGTCCTGCAGCCGGATGCCGGCCAGGCGGCACGCCTTGGGGATGGCCTCGACCGGTCCGATCCCCATGATCTCGGGGGCGACGCCGGCGACGGCGAACGAGCGGAACACTGCCAGGGGCCGCAGCCCCAGCGCGTCGGCACGCCGGGCGCTCATGACGACGCAGGCGGCCGCACCGTCGCTGGTCTGCGAGGAGTTGCCGGCGGTGACGGTCCCGTCGCGAGCGAACGCCGGGCGCAGCTTCGCCATCTGCTCCAGGCTCGTGTCGAACCGTACGCCCTCGTCGACCTCGAAGACGATCTCCCGCGGCCGCGGTGCCGGACCGTCGTCCTCCCACCGCCGCACCGTGACGGGGACGATCTCGTCGCGGAACCGTCCGTCCCGGATGGCTGCCGCCGCCCGCTGATGGCTACGCAGCCCGTACGCGTCCTGCTCCTCTCTGGGGATGCCGAAGCGCCGGGCGACACACTCGGCGGTGTTGCCCATCGAGATGTAGATCTCGGGCCAGCTCTCCACGAGTTCGGGGTGCGGTGCGAACCGGACACCCACCGAAGGGATCTGGCTCATGCTCTCCGTGCCGCCGGCCACGACGACGTCAGCCCATCCGGCCATGATCCTCTCTGCGGCCATCGCGATGGCCTGGAGGCCCGACGAGCAGAACCGGTTCACGGTGACCGCCGGCACCGAGTCGGGGATCCCGGCCCGCAACGCGGCGATGCGGGCGACGTTCAGCCCCTGCTCGCCCTCGGGCATCGCGCAGCCCAGGATCACGTCATCGACATCGGCGGGATCGAGTCCGGGCGTCCGCGCCAGCGCGCCCCGGATCACCTGGGCGGCGAGTTCGTCCGGACGCGCGTCCTTGAGCGATCCGCGCGTTGCCTTACCGACCGCCGTCCGGACGGCGGTCACGATGAGTGCGTCCTGCATCGCTTCCCCTCGGCGTCCCCCTGCTCGGAGGGAGCAACGCCTAGTTCCGCAGCGGCCTGCCCCTCTCCAGCATATGCTTGATGCGCTCCTGCGTCTTCCTCTCTCCGAGCAGGCTTAAGAAGGCTTCCCGCTCGAGGTCCAGCAGGTGCTCTTCGCTCACCCAGGCGCCTTCGGGCACGTCGCCGCCGGTGATCACGTAGGCGAGTTTGCGGGCGATGTGCTCGTCGTACTCCGTGATGTGCCCGCCGATCCGCAGGTTGTACAATCCGGCGTACAGGGCGGCCCGCACGCGTTCGCCGCCCACCCGGAACTTGCGGCGCAGCGGCATCCGGTAACCGGTCGCAGCC includes:
- a CDS encoding acetyl-CoA C-acyltransferase, with translation MQDALIVTAVRTAVGKATRGSLKDARPDELAAQVIRGALARTPGLDPADVDDVILGCAMPEGEQGLNVARIAALRAGIPDSVPAVTVNRFCSSGLQAIAMAAERIMAGWADVVVAGGTESMSQIPSVGVRFAPHPELVESWPEIYISMGNTAECVARRFGIPREEQDAYGLRSHQRAAAAIRDGRFRDEIVPVTVRRWEDDGPAPRPREIVFEVDEGVRFDTSLEQMAKLRPAFARDGTVTAGNSSQTSDGAAACVVMSARRADALGLRPLAVFRSFAVAGVAPEIMGIGPVEAIPKACRLAGIRLQDVDLIELNEAFASQTIAVMRQLDLDPDRTNPNGGAIALGHPLGCTGAKLTATLLHEMHRRNARYGIVTMCVGGGMGAAGVFEKPSA